ATTCTAAGGCTCTCTCAGCTGGCAACTGTTTAAGTCCCTTCCTGAGCTCTGAAGGTGTAACCTCAGTGAGATGTACTTCGTATCCTGGTTTGTGTTCATATTGCAGCTTAAAGGGGTCATAAATTAGCTCTTCACGGCTGAATGCCGCAAGTTCATATTCCGGTGTGACGATCATTGCGTTCTTCGGACAGTACTCAGCACAATAACCACACATCATGCATCTGCCAAGATTGACGCTTGGTCGCTTGATTTTCTTTCCCTCTTTGTCGGCAATTTCCACAAGCTCTATGCAACCTGTTGGACACATTCTCATACAGATGCCACAACCGATACATCGGTCCATGATAAGACCTGGGCGTCCTCTATAATTATCGGGCAAAACAAGTTTCTCCCATGGATATAAAACGGTATTAGGGCGG
The nucleotide sequence above comes from Methanomassiliicoccales archaeon. Encoded proteins:
- a CDS encoding 4Fe-4S binding protein; the protein is MPEQEKRKKKNIGITGYVIMPMYATLKETLRATVHRPNTVLYPWEKLVLPDNYRGRPGLIMDRCIGCGICMRMCPTGCIELVEIADKEGKKIKRPSVNLGRCMMCGYCAEYCPKNAMIVTPEYELAAFSREELIYDPFKLQYEHKPGYEVHLTEVTPSELRKGLKQLPAERALESKDKPELDDKKCIGCSRCAKVCPAGAIEMIQAGVSDKGKPIKRPKFDYEKCVSCEQCVENCPRDALTMKEAI